The Thermostichus vulcanus str. 'Rupite' genome contains a region encoding:
- the accB gene encoding acetyl-CoA carboxylase biotin carboxyl carrier protein codes for MDVVNWQEIRLLLSALDESSITELTLELKDFRLTLRKGIPPTAGVTQSVSPPPDPVATTPSPPPSPAPAEAAPAGRKPTPSHWVDVTAPMVGTFYSAPAPGEADFVRIGERVNKGQTLCIIEAMKLMNELEAETAGVVTEILVSNGQPVEFGQVLMRLDPTG; via the coding sequence TTGGATGTTGTTAATTGGCAAGAGATTCGGCTTTTGCTCTCCGCCCTAGACGAGAGTTCTATCACTGAACTGACTCTGGAGCTGAAGGACTTTCGCCTCACCCTGCGCAAAGGGATCCCCCCGACTGCTGGGGTGACCCAGTCGGTTAGCCCTCCCCCTGACCCGGTTGCCACTACTCCTAGTCCCCCTCCCTCACCTGCCCCAGCTGAGGCAGCACCTGCCGGTCGTAAGCCCACCCCCAGCCATTGGGTGGATGTGACGGCACCCATGGTGGGAACCTTTTACAGTGCGCCAGCTCCGGGAGAAGCCGATTTTGTCCGCATCGGTGAGCGGGTGAACAAGGGCCAAACCCTCTGTATTATCGAAGCCATGAAGCTGATGAACGAGCTGGAAGCTGAAACAGCAGGAGTCGTGACCGAGATTTTGGTGAGCAATGGGCAGCCGGTGGAATTTGGTCAGGTGTTAATGCGTCTGGATCCGACTGGATAA